From the genome of Sporohalobacter salinus, one region includes:
- a CDS encoding SDH family Clp fold serine proteinase — MDFFSIIWIIFIIITLIPILKQKSIKKERIKLIKKIEDKLDSRLIVLIHRQEAISFLGIPVRRFINIEDSEEILRAIRLTPGDKPIKLVIHTPGGLVLAAEQIAYAIKKHPSEVTVIVPHYAMSGGTLLALAADNIMMDENAVLGPVDPQIGKYPAPSLQKVVDRKDIDEIDDETLILSDVADKALTQIKDLVQNLLIDKMETNKAKRIATILTEGRWTHDYPITVDKLNQMGVSVETELATEIYELMELYPQSGNRRPSVQYINSK, encoded by the coding sequence GTGGATTTTTTTAGTATTATCTGGATTATTTTTATTATTATAACATTAATCCCTATTCTTAAACAGAAGTCAATTAAGAAGGAAAGGATAAAATTAATCAAAAAAATAGAGGATAAATTAGATTCACGACTAATTGTTTTGATTCATCGACAGGAAGCAATAAGTTTTTTAGGTATTCCGGTACGGCGTTTTATTAATATTGAAGATTCCGAAGAGATATTGCGGGCCATTAGACTAACGCCTGGTGATAAGCCGATTAAACTTGTGATTCATACTCCTGGTGGTTTAGTTCTGGCGGCTGAGCAGATAGCCTATGCTATTAAAAAACATCCAAGCGAAGTAACGGTAATAGTACCTCATTATGCTATGTCAGGAGGAACACTATTAGCTTTAGCTGCTGATAATATTATGATGGATGAGAATGCTGTGTTAGGACCAGTAGATCCTCAGATTGGTAAATATCCAGCTCCTTCTTTGCAAAAAGTAGTAGATAGAAAAGATATAGATGAAATAGATGATGAAACATTAATCTTATCTGATGTTGCAGATAAAGCTTTAACTCAGATAAAAGATTTGGTTCAGAATTTATTAATAGACAAAATGGAGACTAACAAAGCAAAAAGAATTGCTACTATATTAACAGAAGGTCGTTGGACACATGATTATCCTATTACTGTAGATAAATTAAACCAAATGGGAGTTTCAGTAGAAACAGAATTAGCAACGGAAATTTATGAATTAATGGAACTTTATCCACAGTCGGGTAATAGGAGACCATCGGTACAGTATATTAATTCAAAATGA
- a CDS encoding YkuS family protein, whose product MARRISVAVEDDLTNVTQELEQKGYEVMDLEEDNLQKVDAIVISGEDKNVMNMSDIKNEAPIINADGLSAVEISKELQTRAY is encoded by the coding sequence ATGGCGCGTAGAATTTCAGTAGCTGTAGAGGATGATTTAACTAATGTAACCCAAGAATTAGAACAGAAAGGATATGAAGTAATGGATTTAGAAGAGGATAATCTTCAAAAAGTTGATGCTATTGTTATTAGCGGTGAAGATAAAAATGTGATGAATATGTCTGATATTAAAAATGAAGCCCCAATTATTAACGCTGATGGACTTTCAGCTGTTGAAATAAGCAAAGAATTACAAACCAGAGCATATTAA
- a CDS encoding sodium-dependent transporter, translated as MESSENQWGSRLGFILATIGSAVGLGNIWRFSYVAYDNGGGAFLIPYFFALLTTGIPLLILEFGFGQKMRGSAPLSYTKVSKKWEWLGWWSTLVTFVLIAYYSVVISWSFKYIYYAFSGAWGSNPETFLYNTHLQLSSGISELGGVNLSILLTVALVWLINFVIVYNGIEAGVEKASKIFMPVLALLMLVIVIRGITLPGAVEGINKFLEPDFSALLNPEVWLAAYGQIFFTLSVCFGVMITYGSYLSKDSDIVNNAFITAFANCGFSFIVGIGVFGILGYMTTQTGQPIEEVVAQSIGLAFVAFPKAINMFPAFKTVLGVVFFLALGIAGISSSISMVEAVSAPLMDKFNISRKKATTIVCGLGFIASILFTTGAGLYFLDIIDHYNMQFGVAVIGILEAVVLGWYYRAEVLREFFNPISNFQVGRWWDVMIKYITPFFLSYMLIRTFITELNQPYSGYSVSDLKIGWIVAIGVLVIAIIFNLLPNQYDDLLNNKTDL; from the coding sequence ATGGAGTCGAGTGAAAATCAATGGGGATCTAGATTAGGGTTCATTTTAGCAACTATCGGTTCAGCAGTAGGGTTAGGTAATATTTGGCGTTTTAGTTATGTAGCTTATGATAATGGAGGAGGAGCCTTTTTAATACCTTACTTTTTTGCTTTATTAACTACAGGAATTCCGTTGTTGATTTTAGAGTTTGGTTTTGGACAAAAGATGCGTGGTTCTGCCCCGCTTTCCTATACTAAAGTAAGCAAAAAGTGGGAATGGCTTGGTTGGTGGTCTACGTTGGTGACTTTTGTTTTAATTGCTTATTATTCAGTAGTTATTAGTTGGAGTTTTAAATATATTTATTATGCTTTCAGCGGGGCGTGGGGAAGTAATCCAGAAACATTTCTATATAATACTCATTTACAGTTGTCTTCAGGAATTAGCGAATTAGGTGGAGTTAATCTATCAATTCTATTAACAGTAGCACTAGTTTGGTTGATTAATTTTGTGATTGTTTATAATGGAATTGAAGCTGGTGTTGAAAAGGCTTCAAAGATCTTTATGCCAGTTTTAGCATTATTGATGTTGGTTATTGTAATTCGTGGTATTACATTACCAGGAGCAGTTGAAGGGATTAATAAGTTTTTAGAACCTGATTTTTCTGCTTTATTGAATCCTGAAGTTTGGTTGGCGGCTTATGGACAGATTTTCTTTACCTTAAGTGTCTGTTTTGGAGTAATGATTACGTATGGTAGTTACTTGTCTAAAGATTCTGATATAGTCAATAATGCTTTTATTACTGCTTTTGCTAACTGTGGTTTTAGTTTTATTGTTGGGATTGGAGTTTTTGGAATTTTAGGATATATGACTACTCAAACTGGACAGCCAATAGAAGAAGTAGTTGCCCAGAGCATAGGGTTAGCTTTTGTAGCTTTTCCAAAAGCAATTAATATGTTTCCAGCTTTCAAGACAGTGTTAGGAGTAGTATTCTTTTTAGCTTTAGGAATAGCAGGAATTTCTTCTAGTATTTCCATGGTAGAGGCGGTATCAGCACCATTAATGGATAAATTTAATATTAGCCGCAAGAAAGCAACTACAATTGTCTGTGGACTTGGCTTTATAGCTAGTATTCTCTTTACTACTGGAGCCGGACTTTATTTTCTTGATATAATTGATCATTATAATATGCAGTTTGGTGTTGCTGTTATCGGAATTTTAGAAGCAGTTGTTTTAGGTTGGTATTATAGAGCTGAGGTATTGCGAGAATTTTTCAATCCCATTTCGAATTTTCAGGTTGGTCGTTGGTGGGATGTAATGATTAAATATATTACTCCATTCTTTTTAAGTTATATGTTAATTAGAACATTTATCACGGAGTTAAATCAACCTTATAGTGGGTATTCCGTGAGTGATCTTAAAATTGGATGGATAGTGGCAATTGGAGTTTTGGTAATAGCGATCATTTTCAATCTTTTACCAAATCAATATGATGATTTATTGAATAATAAAACAGATCTATAA
- a CDS encoding class I SAM-dependent methyltransferase, which translates to MQLPPQLYHWLIRPKWLTNIYINDLLKENFTFENKKILDFGCGVGSTSSIFNSKNYLGVDINQKRIEYAQKLHQILKPTGRIIVIEPCFCSNSYISNYFMNIIDNGNHIRSMNEYFKLFQNHYYKINPITKYKKLFFYNDLFFTAIPA; encoded by the coding sequence ATGCAACTACCACCTCAATTATACCACTGGCTTATTAGACCTAAATGGTTGACTAATATATATATTAATGATTTACTTAAAGAAAACTTTACTTTTGAAAACAAAAAAATCTTAGATTTCGGCTGTGGAGTAGGTTCTACTAGCTCTATATTTAATTCAAAAAATTATTTAGGAGTTGATATCAACCAGAAAAGAATAGAATATGCTCAAAAGCTACATCAAATATTAAAGCCAACTGGAAGAATTATTGTTATTGAGCCCTGTTTCTGTTCTAACTCTTATATTAGCAATTACTTTATGAATATAATAGATAATGGAAATCATATCCGTAGTATGAATGAATATTTCAAATTATTCCAAAACCATTACTATAAAATCAATCCTATTACTAAATATAAAAAGTTATTCTTTTACAATGATCTCTTCTTTACTGCAATTCCAGCTTAA